Genomic segment of Oscillospiraceae bacterium:
GGCATTACTGACGGAAAAATCAGCCATTTGTCAGACAAGCCGCCGAGCGGACAAGCCAAACGGACGCTACATAGGCCACACTGGGTTGTCATGCCGGGGTTGGTCAATGCGCATACGCACTTGCCAATGACGCTCTTGCGCGGATATGCTGATGATTTGCCGTTGCAGCCGTGGTTGTTTGAACACATTTTCCCTATCGAGGCAAAGATGCGGCCGCAGGACTTGGAAGTTGGCACATTGCTTGCTTTGGCAGAAGCTTTGGCAGGCGGCGTGACAAGCGTAACAGATATGTATACGCCGATAAACATTGTGCCGTGTGTGGCGCAGGTAGGCATGAAGGCCAATTCAGCGCGCGGTGTACTATGTCTCAATGATAATTGGGACTTTGAACAAGCCGATGGCGTGCGCGAAATGAAACAAGTGCTGCGTGACTGGCATGGGTATGACAACGGTCGCATTGCCATTGATGCCTGTATCCATGCCGAATACACCTCGCCGCCCGAAGCATGGCGGGATGTGGCGGCATTTGCCAAAGAGAACGAGCTCCGTTTGCAGGTTCATATTTCGGAAACAGAAAAAGAACATGTTGAGTGCATTGCGCGGCGCGGCAAAACGCCGACACAAGTTTTGGCGAAGCAGGGAATTTTTGATGTTCCTGTGACAGTCGGGCATGGCGTGTGGCTGACTAATGAGGATATGCAAATCTTAGCTGACAAGCAGGCGACAATTGCTCATTGTCCGGCAAGTAACATGAAATTGGCAAGCGGTATAGCGCGACTTGACGCTATGCAGAATGTTGGTCTGAATGTGGCGTTGGGCAGTGACGGCATGGCGAGCCACAACGCTATGGATATGTTTGCCGACATGAAATTGGCGGCATTGTTACAAAAAGTCAACCGACGTGATGCATCGGCATTGCCTGCACACGAATGTCTGAAAATGGCAACTGCCAACGGCGCAAAATCACAAGGACGCGAGGATGGGCAGCTTAAAATTGGTCATGACGCTGATTTGGTCATTCTCGACTTTGACAAACCGCACCTGACGCCTTGCTTCAACCCTATGAGTCATTTGGTCTACGCGACAAAGGCAAGTGATGTCGTCATGACGCTGGTACGGGGTAAAGTGCTATACGAGCAAGGTGAATTTGCAACGATTGATATGGAGCAAGTCAAGTGGCAGCTGAGAAATAGGGTGTTGCCACATTTGTACGGGAACTAAATGCTTGCAGGGGGCGTGCACAGTGCGTTCCTGTAACTAAGGGGTAAATATGGAACAACCGCAGCAAAGTAAAACAACATCATTTCTCAAAGGTGCGGCAATTATGTCTGCGGCGACAATTGTTGTACGCATCATCGGCGCGTTGTTCAAAATCCCGCTTTTTTCGATGTTTCGCACTTACGACGTGCCTGAAGCAACGTCATTTTTCACCTCGGCATATAATATCTTTGGTTTGCTTTTGATTGTTGGGACAGCGGG
This window contains:
- a CDS encoding amidohydrolase, with translation MDLLLSGVTAVTMGELQVTVATSSIRNAYIGITDGKISHLSDKPPSGQAKRTLHRPHWVVMPGLVNAHTHLPMTLLRGYADDLPLQPWLFEHIFPIEAKMRPQDLEVGTLLALAEALAGGVTSVTDMYTPINIVPCVAQVGMKANSARGVLCLNDNWDFEQADGVREMKQVLRDWHGYDNGRIAIDACIHAEYTSPPEAWRDVAAFAKENELRLQVHISETEKEHVECIARRGKTPTQVLAKQGIFDVPVTVGHGVWLTNEDMQILADKQATIAHCPASNMKLASGIARLDAMQNVGLNVALGSDGMASHNAMDMFADMKLAALLQKVNRRDASALPAHECLKMATANGAKSQGREDGQLKIGHDADLVILDFDKPHLTPCFNPMSHLVYATKASDVVMTLVRGKVLYEQGEFATIDMEQVKWQLRNRVLPHLYGN